The following DNA comes from Solea senegalensis isolate Sse05_10M linkage group LG10, IFAPA_SoseM_1, whole genome shotgun sequence.
GTGTTAAGTTTACTGTCCTGGGGGTTTGGAAAAATATCACTGTcaactgtttatttaaaatactaaaATGTTTTCTTGACTGTGTGTAGGTGTTCCGCATGTTcattatataacaatataatgtGAAATAACTGCAATGAGGGGTATCTAAAAATCAAGATGTGTaagctttctctctcttttcgttgtttattattaaaactCACACAAAAAGATAGCATTAAGACAATGCCAGGTCAGTCTGGGATGTTAAATGAGTCTTTGCACATTTCCTGACTGCACTGAATGACCCACATCTGGtttcttcactttcttttcctctccagCAGAAGCCACAGTGGAGCTTTCACTTGACAGTCCGCGGAgcgagaggaagaagaagaaggaggaggaggaggcggacaAACCGTCTGCCTCTGCCCCCTCACTGTCTGTCGCTGCCAGCCTGGCCAAGACACAGCCTGCTGCCCTTGAGGAGGTATTGACAAGATATCTAGTAACATAGTGAGACTGTAACAACTGTTGATGCTCAACAATTGGCTCTTTCCATAGTACAACTGTTTTCCTTTTGAGGTTCTCTGAAATGCCAGTATTTGtcacagaacaaacacataTCTCTCCCGCTACAGCAAACTGTATACTGTAATTACTGTGAAAATCTCAAACCATCTGCTCAATATTTGTTTCAGCtggaagaagaggatgaagaggaacaggaagacacatttgacatttttgtctctgtcaAAGACCCTGAAAAAATAGGTGATTAATTCAGAAAATAATATAACTGGTTTATTTAGTTAACTGCAAATTTAGAGACGGATTGGTTAACAAGTCAACAACCAAGCAAAAGACTAAGATAATAAGAGGGGGCGAATAGTGATAAAATCCTAATTTATGAAACGCATGTCACTTGTCCAGGGTAATTGCTCTGTaagtattttcctttttatcaaTTTGTGCCTGTTCTTGCATCAACTCAGTCAGTGTCGTTGTCTTTTTCAGGTGACGGGATGAATGCTTACATGGCCTATAAAGTATCCACACAGGTGAGAACACTTTCACATGATATGAAATTGAATATCCTTACTCAAAAGCAAATTCATACACTTACTTAATTACAGACGTGGAACCGGTATGAAATATGTATAATGGCATGAAATGTATCATGGATTACATCAGAATTTCATAACATTAATCCGCCACACTAAAAGTGGAGATTTAGAGGGTTTTCAGTCCTTGTTAATTTGGTGACCCCTGTGGTCAGTGGTGGTAATGGCAAATGTAGTTTGATACTAAAAGCCATTGAATTCTATTAGCAGCAAAACAAAGTGtgcttttaataaataattcagcTCCATCTTTTAACCCTTTAGCCACATCTTAAGAGGTTTTTTACATAGAAATAAACTTAACTGCATTTTAAGAGACTGAATAGCTCACAAATGataaatatacagcatattaaaatacttttttatactTTAACTCTTTTGAcctacatttaaacacaaatcttCTGAATTGCCACTTTAAGACCGTTACATATGCGatgtacaataaaataaagactttaaaGTGAGTGGAACTCTTTTTCAGACCACGCTCGCCATGTTCCgcaacaaaacatttacagtgagaCGGCGCTTCAGCGACTTCCTCGGCCTCTATGAGAAACTGTGTGAAAAACATGGACCAAATGGATTCATCGTGCCTCCACCACCAGAGAAAAACCTCCTGGGTAAACTGACGAAAGTTCTTCTTGCAAACTAGTAAGAGTAAAACGTAATCCCCATTCTCAGAtgtgaaaatggctgctgtcTTGCACAGGTATGACGAAGATGAAGGTAGGAAAAGAAGATTCCTCGTCCACAGACTTTGTTGAGAGACGACGAGGCGCCCTGGAGAGGTGAGGGAAAACAAATCCTGTTCCtcaaacaaactgctacaaaaCCTAAACACAAAGGGGGTGCTATCATGTTGCTACATCTCGACAAGTGACAAATGAGTTTTGACAATTTTCCCATTCGACAGGTATCTCCAGAGGATAGTCAATCATCCTTCACTTCTCCAAGATCCAGATGTCAGAGAGTTTTTGGAGAGAGAAGAAGTAAGCTCACATTTCATATTAAGGGGGTTCTGGGTTCTGCAACATTATGGAACTTTTTGAGAGACGTATTATTCCCCTCACATTTCTTGTGTGTTGCAGTCTTGACTTGATCACAGCTgccttttgtgtctctgtgtgtgtttttatctgcagCTGCCCAGAGCAGTGAGCACTCAGGCTCTGAGCGGTGCTGGCTTCCTTAAAATGATTAACAAAGCAACAGACGCTGTCAGTAAAATGACCATCAAGATGAATGAGTCAGATGTGGTGAgttcagccacacacacacacacacacacacacacacacacacacctgctatTTGCAATCATTTCTGTTCTTGAGAAACTCAAAAGCAACAGATTTTTGTAACAAGCTTTAAGTTTCAGTCAAAAGCAGAAATGGTCATCTTATGATTCAGGCCTGACGACACATCAGATGTTTGGCATAAAATTGCACTGTTAATTAGACACATTACAGATGGACTAGACAATGTTTTCgggtgtgtttatttttcaagcagacaaacacatgtttatgaTGTGTTAAATTGGAGTGGATCAACTGGCAAACAGTGTTTGGTTCACTGACTCATGTGCATGGTGAAAAACTGTTATTTGGTGTGTAGTAAGTAGTAGAGCTGAGAGTGTGAGCTCCTCTTAATCTGAGTTTTaagtgtcacatgacacagaatCACATACAGTGACTGTGTTAAACATCACTGGATTTACagtgcagttttaaaatcagCATTCTTCTGAATGAGCTGAATTAATTTAAATACGTAGCAGGCTCTTGATGTTGTAGATGtattatcatgttttttttctgcagtggtTTGAGGAGAAACTGCAGGAGGTTGAGTCTGCTGACCAACAATTCAGGAAGCTGCACGCTCTGGTGGAATCCCTGGTCGTCCACAGGAAAGGTTTGTTCAGAATCAAACGTCCAGTCcagaattattttcattacttcATAATAGTGTTGAAATCCCTGACGCTTCCATTAATCTTTGTGGTAGATTTGTTTCCCTAAAACTTAATCATCATCTCTAATCTctgatttctgtttttgttgctccACTGTAACTCCGCCTCAATCTTCCCTCCAGAACTGTCTGTGAACACGGCCAGTTTCGCCAAGAGTACGGCTATGCTGGGCAGCGCGGAGGACAACACTGCTCTGTCCCGAGCTCTGTCCCAGCTGGCAGAGCTGGAGGACAAAATGGAGCAGTTACACCAGGATCAGGCTACAAATGACACCTTCAGCTTTGCCGAGCTCATTGCAGACTACATCCGCCTGCTCGGATCCGTGAGGGTACTGGGAAAACTTTAAAATACATCTATCAAAccttattttgtaaataaacaaatttaaGAGATGAAGTTCTATTAGTCATAGCTGTAGCCAGACGTGGTTTGGTTATGCGTCCTTTTCTCACCCCCAAAAAATATAGTACTGTGCATATGTCTTAGGCCATACAGCGTAATTAATTAttggaataaataaagaaacattttaaaaaaaaacacaacagttttaaaACGACCCATTTCCTCAGGGTTAAAGTGTCAATGAAGGTCAACGTCCTGATATAAACgatcctgtgtttgtttgtgacgcGCAGGCCTCGTTTGATCACCGCATGAAGGCGTGGCAGCGTTGGCAGGACGCTCAGACCATGctgcagaagaagagggagacCGAGGCCAAACTTCTGTGGGCGAACAAGCCGGACAAGCTGCAGCTGGCTAAAGAGGAGATCGCTGAGgtacacaaacactgaaacgTATATTTGAGAAGTGAAAGCTTGCGCTTGTCGGGACTTAACTGTAACAATACACTCCTGTAAATAGTTATTATCTGAAATACAGTGCAGATCCTGAGTGGCAAAAGTAAGAAGGAGTGACACAGAGAGTCTTGTTTGTATGAATCCATTGAAATAAGGAACAAAGGCTTATTGAAAGGTAAATGTGTAGTTGATGACATTTATGCTAAgggcatatacagtacatgtcattGTTCTCAACCACGTTTATTATGCCTGCAAGCTGGTCGTCTGTCCAGCTGTACTACTGTCTCACTCTCGTGAAAACCATAAATCCGGATATTTAGGTATTTTTAGTCAAAGCCGCAGTGAGACATTTTGGTGGTTCTGGTTCTTATAGACTGGTTGATGTAGTACAGCACCTTCACAACAACATTCTACCTATTCACTGCCACTGACTCCTCCCTGTCTTGGTGACGGTGGGTGTCGGTGTTTACAAATTCACTGacgttaaaagtcagatttaagTTGGACTAAgtcaataatttggttttcttaatgtcatgtaaacacgttagtctgactaaagtcTAAGACTAGCTCAGATTGGCCTTGGcctttagtcggactaacatacctggataatgtaaTTCACACACAAAGATCTCCCTCCCGTAAAGTTATCTTTGTGTCAGACAAGTGAGAGTGAAATAATGTCTTCCATCTGATAAAGGCCAAGGAATAAACAGTGTTTACAACATTTCTTTCACGTAATGTTTATAATTCATATCGTGACACAAAGTGTCCTCCATACAAATAAACCCCTCTTTCTTTGAACAGTGGGAGGCCAAAGTGACACAGTATGAGCGGGACTTTGAAAGAGTTTCCACCACTGTGCGCAAGGAGGTCCTTCGCTTTGAGGTACCACTGTTTCTCTTCTCTGGATGACATTTAACATGATTGTCATTAgtgattaacatttttaaaccgCTTTTAAACCTCTCACAGAAAGAGAAGGCCAGGAATTTCAAATTACGAATAATCACATACTTGGAGTCTCAACTTCAGTCTCAACAACAGGTGAGTTGTTAAGGCTAACTAAGGCCACCTTAGTTTATCACGTACACTTGGATGGGGATGGAATTTTTTTGTTGGTTGTAGTTGTAACACATTGATTAATTTCATATTTATCATGTAAGTCAATAATGAACATTGTAATGCAACACCTGCATAATTTG
Coding sequences within:
- the snx1a gene encoding sorting nexin-1a isoform X1, yielding MASSSERSPPPFPDSEDQDVLDSEEVGGRESDEDDGEDLFMSTSEQPLTEMDTTLPSATQPSDVLMSSPLDIMSDPLIEPFSSPVENKSAGEVVSEPSDDFVDLTNNVTEPAADGVTTEANDSAAISSDDFFDILGSESEALREEVVVVDDNAEAAAAAGKSEVTGSVTDPPGTGKQEVKETSTAAVVDISGDSSASDTQQPSGIDKIVNPLVDLLSDAPPSADAKKPSRAAMDLFEDEGSDLFAEPRQTKSAKQPQKSLFGEPDEDLFGEPLGAAKKKSINKEHKDKSVTIKAAAVNNAGPLQEPADLFSEEAVTTAPTKSNTSTVQSKTNGVHSEEEADIFAAEATVELSLDSPRSERKKKKEEEEADKPSASAPSLSVAASLAKTQPAALEELEEEDEEEQEDTFDIFVSVKDPEKIGDGMNAYMAYKVSTQTTLAMFRNKTFTVRRRFSDFLGLYEKLCEKHGPNGFIVPPPPEKNLLGMTKMKVGKEDSSSTDFVERRRGALERYLQRIVNHPSLLQDPDVREFLEREELPRAVSTQALSGAGFLKMINKATDAVSKMTIKMNESDVWFEEKLQEVESADQQFRKLHALVESLVVHRKELSVNTASFAKSTAMLGSAEDNTALSRALSQLAELEDKMEQLHQDQATNDTFSFAELIADYIRLLGSVRASFDHRMKAWQRWQDAQTMLQKKRETEAKLLWANKPDKLQLAKEEIAEWEAKVTQYERDFERVSTTVRKEVLRFEKEKARNFKLRIITYLESQLQSQQQLIKYWEAFLPEAKAIA
- the snx1a gene encoding sorting nexin-1a isoform X2, which translates into the protein MASSSERSPPPFPDSEDQDVLDSEEVGGRESDEDDGEDLFMSTSEQPLTEMDTTLPSATQPSDVLMSSPLDIMSDPLIEPFSSPVENKSAGEVVSEPSDDFVDLTNNVTEPAADGVTTEANDSAAISSDDFFDILGSESEALREEVVVVDDNAEAAAAAGKSEVTGSVTDPPGTGKQEVKETSTAAVVDISGDSSASDTQQPSGIDKIVNPLVDLLSDAPPSADAKKPSRAAMDLFEDEGSDLFAEPRQTKSAKQPQKSLFGEPDEDLFGEPLGAAKKKSINKEHKDKSVTIKAAAVNNAGPLQEPADLFSEEAVTTAPTKSNTSTVQSKTNGVHSEEEADIFAEATVELSLDSPRSERKKKKEEEEADKPSASAPSLSVAASLAKTQPAALEELEEEDEEEQEDTFDIFVSVKDPEKIGDGMNAYMAYKVSTQTTLAMFRNKTFTVRRRFSDFLGLYEKLCEKHGPNGFIVPPPPEKNLLGMTKMKVGKEDSSSTDFVERRRGALERYLQRIVNHPSLLQDPDVREFLEREELPRAVSTQALSGAGFLKMINKATDAVSKMTIKMNESDVWFEEKLQEVESADQQFRKLHALVESLVVHRKELSVNTASFAKSTAMLGSAEDNTALSRALSQLAELEDKMEQLHQDQATNDTFSFAELIADYIRLLGSVRASFDHRMKAWQRWQDAQTMLQKKRETEAKLLWANKPDKLQLAKEEIAEWEAKVTQYERDFERVSTTVRKEVLRFEKEKARNFKLRIITYLESQLQSQQQLIKYWEAFLPEAKAIA